Proteins encoded in a region of the Osmerus mordax isolate fOsmMor3 chromosome 17, fOsmMor3.pri, whole genome shotgun sequence genome:
- the tmpoa gene encoding thymopoietin a yields the protein MPEYLEDPSVLTKDKLKSELLANNVALPSGDQRKDVYVQLYLKSLTVQNKKNVTLDAFSSDEELPTPVVSNKSRSGRKATRKTDKPSPEDLDVTELTSEGLKDELLKYGVNAGPIVASTRKLYERKLQKLLDQGPPELVVTPPVVTEIDSNHNGNSDSDRYSDKEEEDTPAPDPVPEPVPVPVVERPVRSRGKTPVTTRTRSSQHNRVEKIAAGDQSSRGDEGDLRKEMFPNNVNTPTGINATCRQPIRGAAGRPLKSSDLWLENSLLHSPRETTSTSSYRESHVVHRVTSLPPPPPSFSSSFSSSRLVSAAVAPPAVQPKARRGLSMWLQLLLLSALAGFLFFVYQAMETNAISPFGGSSSSGSAQVGSDSTADVPSK from the exons ATGCCGGAGTACCTCGAGGACCCGTCTGTTCTCACTAAAGACAAACTCAAGAGCGAGCTATTGGCCAACAATGTGGCTCTTCCGAGCGGGGATCAAAGAAAAGATGTTTATGTGCAGCTGTATCTGAAAAGCTTGACCGTGCAGAACAAGAAGAACGTTACCCTAGACGCTTTCTCCAGTGATGAGGAGTTGCCAACGCCAGTAGTTTCCAACAAAAGTCGCTCGGGCAGG AAAGCCACCAGGAAGACTGACAAGCCCTCTCCTGAAGACCTGGACGTAACAGAGCTGACCAGCGAGGGCCTGAAGGACGAGCTGCTGAAGTATGGAGTCAACGCTGGGCCCATCGTGG cctccacccgTAAGCTGTACGAGAGGAAACTACAGAAGCTTCTTGACCAGGGGCCCCCCGAGCTGGTGGTAACACCACCTGTGGTGACAGAGATCGACAGCAACCACAATGGCAACTCTGACTCAGACCGTTACAGCGataaggaggagg AGGACACGCCAGCTCCAGACCCAGTGCCAGAGCCTGTCCCAGTCCCAGTGGTGGAGAGGCcggtgaggagcagagggaagacCCCTGTCACCACCAGGACTCGCAGCAGCCAGCACAACAGA GTAGAGAAGATAGCAGCTGGAGACCAGAGCTCCAGAGGGGACGAAGGAGACCTTCGGAAGGAGATGTTCCCCAACAACGTCAACACGCCAACAGGAATCAA cgccACCTGTCGACAACCCATCCGTGGTGCAGCCGGACGACCCCTCAAGTCCAGTGACCTGTGGTTGGAGAACTCCCTCCTGCACTCTCCTAGAGAGacgacctccacctcctcctacagAGAGAGTCATGTGGTCCACAGAgtcacctccctgccccctccacccccttccttctcttcctccttctcctcctccaggctggtgTCTGCAGCAGTGGCGCCCCCTGCTGTCCAGCCCAAGGCACGGCGAGGCCTGTCCATgtggctgcagctgctgctgctcagCGCTCTGGCCGGCTTCCTGTTCTTCGTCTACCAGGCTATGGAGACCAATGCCATCAGTCCGTTtggaggctcctcctcctcaggctccGCCCAGGTCGGCAGTGACAGTACGGCAGACGTCCCCAGCAAGTGA